The DNA segment GTGATAGCCTAAGTGATCATCGCTTTATGAAATTATGCAGTTGGTATGGGCTTCCTCGTCAAAGCCAATTTGCGGATGCGATCAACACAAAAATTTTTGGAGAATAAACATGATGGATCATAAGCCTTTTTCAGGCTCTTATGTATCAGGGGATGTCGATTTCCTACTTCAACCGGTTAATATCGAAATGACGCCCGTTGAGTTAAAAGAAGAGCTGATACAATCGGGTAAACGCCACTATTCTGACATGCTAAGTCAAGAGCCAGAGCCAACAACATGGCATTTAGATCTCTTTGAAAAAGCGCTAGAAACAGGTGCTACACGCTTAGCAACTGAAGTCATAATGTTGGCTAAATCACTGATTGAACGCTTTGGTGATACCCCAATTATCTTAACCAGCCTTGTTCGTGCTGGTGTTCCTTTAGGCGTCATGTTGCAACAAACATTGCGCAAAATGGGCAGAACCTCTTACCACTACGGCATTAGTATTATTCGAGATAGAGGCATTGATAGCGCAGCGCTTTCATGGATAGAACAACGCCACGGCACAGAAGGTATTGTATTTGTTGATGGATGGACAGGAAAAGGCGCTATTACAGGTGAACTTATTCGTTCGTTATCAGGACGAAAAGGCTATCCAGCCCAGCCTCGTCTTGTCGTCCTCGCCGATCCTTGTGGCTGTGCATGGTTAAGTGCCAGCGATGAAGATTGGCTTATTCCATTTGGGATCATGGGAGCGCCTGTTTCAGGATTAATTTCACGTTCAATTTGGACTGAAAAAGGCTTTCACGGTTTTGTAGATTGCCAGCATTTAAAACAGTATGAATGCAGTCGTTACCTTGTTGATACTGTCGGAAAAGTCGTTGATACATTAATCGATAATGATATTCCACTAGCCACATTTAAAGCACAACAATCAGACTTAAAAAAGCTGAGCGAAAACGTCGTTAGTTCACTTGCAAACAAATATGATATTTCAAATATCAATCGTATAAAACCCGGTATTGCTGAAGCCACACGCGCTGTTTTGCGCCGTGTACCTGACCATATTCTGGTCAGGGAAATAACCGATCCTGATGTGGCGTTACTCGTTTATCTTGCACAGGAAAAAAATATTGCTGTTATTGAAGCAGGGCAAGCGCTTGGTCAGTATCGTGCAGTGACTATCATTAAAAAGGTGAAATAATGATTGAACGATTATCCCCATGGAATTTAGGGGCAACGCTTTATATGCCCGCAACACGAACAGATATCGCGACGACAATTATCGACCAGAAAGTTGAAGGGTTACGCTCTTTAATTATCTGTTTAGAAGATGCCGTGAGTGATGCCGATATTCCTGTTGCATTAGAAAACTTGGCAACCTTATTAAATACCTTAGCAGAGCACAAAAAAAACAGCGATTGTAGCCATTGGCCACTGCTGTTTATTCGCCCTCGCCACACTGAAATGGGTCAATGGATCACTGAAAACCTGGATATCAGTGCCATCGATGGTCTTGTTTTGCCTAAGTTTACACAAGTTTCTCTGCCAATTTGGTGGAGTATTATTGAAAACACGCATTTATGTATGATGCCAACACTTGAAACAGAAGAAGTGTTTGATGTTATTCAAATGACAGCACTTGCAAACCACTTACTGACTCACCCTTGCCATAAAAGAATTATTGCATTACGTATTGGTGGCAATGATTTAATGAATGTCATTTCGCTTAGACGTAATCGCCAATTAACACTTTATGATGGCCCAATGGGTTACGTGATAAAAATGTTAGTTGCTGTCTTTGGCGCTCGCCAATTTGCCCTCACAGCACCTGTTTGTGAGCATATTGATGATCACCATATTATGGATAAAGAGCTGGCGCTTGATATTGCGAATGGTCTTGTAGGTAAAACAGCGATCCACCCAAAGCAAATTCATAAAATTGAACAAGCTCTTATGGTGTCTCAATCTGATCATTCAGATGCATTACGTATTTTAAATTCGACACAAGCCGTTTTTAAATCACAAGGTGCAATGTGTGAACCCGCAACACATCGTCGCTGGGCATTGAGTATTTTAACCAGAGCTAAAATTTATGGCATTATTCCTAACCAACAAAATAATGCCCAACGTTTTAATGCAACATAAAATACGCTATAACTAGTGATGAATTTGATAAGATAAAATAATTATCTTATCTTGATTTATAAGTTTCTAGTTAAAACATGTTATCTTTAACTAGAACTTATAAAAACAAGACTTACTTTTTTATTTGAAAAAATAAATTTTTTATTTCAATTATCAATTTATACTACATTTAATAGGAAGCTTATTTTATTTATCCTTGTCAACAGAGAACAAGAATAATAGAAATTATTGCTGAATATTTTAACACACGAATAACAAAACAAGTGGTAACTAAGCATGCAATTAAGCACTCGTCAGGTCAGAGTCTTTACACTGGCAACCCTTTTAAGCTCAGGAAAAAAGGTTCCAACCATTAAGATTATTTCTGCTCTTGAATGCTCAGAGCCTACGTTAACTCGCGTATTAAAAGAGATAAGAGATTCTTATGGTGCTGAAATAAAATACAGCAAAGCCTCTCGCGCATATCAAATGACTGAACGAGGCCAACTCGATAGTAAAGCGTTACGCCGTATGCGTGAGGCATTATCCGCCAATGAAGATCTACGCCACAATGGAATGACAAGCCGAGTTTATCTCGATAAAGATAAAAAGAAATCTGTTTCACTTTCATTAAAAATGTCGGCATTACGCAAGATTGATAGATTATCTTATTTAAATAATTCCACACGTAGTGAAGCTGTTGAATTATTAGTTGATCACTATATTGAAAATTTAATTCAATCAACACTTGCTGAAATAGCAGAAAAAGAAAAAAAGAATTAAAAGTAAATAATATAAAGTAACTTAATATCTCAGTATCAAGTTACTTTATATAAAATAGAAAAATAGAAAAATAGAAACAAAATAAAAAATATATAAAAACTTATTTTATAAAGTTGATTTATATATTTATCCACTCACTTATTTTATTTTAAATTACTTCCAAAAATAAAAAAATAATAATACATTAATGCTTTGAATTTATTGGTTTTTATAATTATTACTATTTTTAGTTAAAATCGTGTTTATACTTAATCATTATTAGCTATTCATTTGATATTACTCTTATTAAGATGATCCAATAAGATATATTTCCTTTAAAGAAAATAAAATAAAATCGCTCCATTACTCAATTCAAAGGGGGTAAATAGGTTAATTCTTCTTTTATTTTACTTTTCATACTATCTTCATTCGGATTAATAATATTGGACAATCATCACTGCGTTTTTCCTCTAATTTAATTAAACTAAGCATAATCTCAATTGAACACCTTCACGAGTCGGTTAGTATATTAATCGCTTATCTCTATCTCACTCACAGGATTAATGCATGAGAAGATTGCCAGTTTACCTTTTACTTGATACATCGACTTCCATGTATGGAGAACCTATTGCAGCAGTAAAAAATGGCGTTGAAATGCTCTTATCAACACTACGCCAAGATCCTTACGCATTAGAAACAGCTTATATTTCTATCATCACCTTTGACTCAACCGCACAACAAGTTGTGCCACTCACTGATTTAATCAATTTTAAAGTACCTGATTTAGTCGCAAGTGGAACAACAGCATTAGGTTCTGCGCTCACTTTAGTTTCTAGTCGTATTGAAAAAGAAGTACAAAAAACGACGGCTGAAACAAAAGGCGATTGGCGCCCGTTAGTTTTTGTGATGACAGATGGCGCTCCCACAGACGATTGGAAAAAAGGCGTTGAGAAATTTAAAGCGGCACGCACTGGCGTTGTTATTGCGTGTGCAGCAGGACGATCAGCACAAACTGATGTCCTAAAAAACATCACTGAAATTGTATTACAGCTAGATACTGCGGATGCCAATACCATTAAGTCATTCTTTAAGTGGGTTTCAGCCAGTATTTCTGTCGGTAGTCAAAAAGTCGATTTAACTAAGAAAGATATTAGTGATCTTGATGACTTACCACCGCCACCTCCTGAGGTTAACGTTGTACTTTAAATAAAAAAGGAATGAATATGTCTGTTAGTTTAAAAAAAGGACAAGGTGTTAGTTTAAAGAAAAATGAATATGACCTTTCCTCTGTCACTATTGGTTTAGGTTGGGATATCAACGAAGAAAAACGCGGATTCCTTGGTGGGCTTTTTGGTAAAAAAAGCGAAGAATACGATTTAGATGTTATTGCTTTCTTATGTGGCGAAAACGGCAAAGTAAACGATTTAGGTGCCATTGAAGGTGGACAACCCTCTCTCGTCAATGGTGATATTATTTTCTTTAATAGCCTACAACACAAATCAGGACAGATTTGGTTAACGGGTGATAACCGAACTGGCGCAGGTGATGGCGATGATGAGCAGATCATCGTGAAATTAAACACACTAGATCCTAAATTTACCAAAATCGTCTTTATTGTTCAGATTTACAATGGTCGAGAACGACAACAACACTTTGGTAAAGTACAAAACGCCTTTATCCGTGCTGTTGATGCAAAAAATGTCGAAATGGCTCGTTTTGATTTATCGGGAGGCGAAGCCTTCAACAACCAACGTTCCATGCTGTTTGCTGAATTAGTCAGAGAAGAGAATGGCTGGAAACTTAACGCCATTGGAGAGCCTTCAAGTTCAGATAGCTTTATTTCTTACTTAAAGGATTTCGCCTAATGAGAAGACTTCCTGTTTACTTGCTGATTGATACTTCAGGATCAATGAGAGGTGAATCTATTCATGCAGTTAACGTGGGGATACAAACCATGCTTAATGCATTGAGACAAGATCCTTACGCATTAGAAAGCGTGCATATCTCTATCATTACCTATGATAACGAGGCTCGTGAATTTATCCCATTAACTGCATTAGAAGATTTCCAATTCTCCGATATCACAGTGCCTAGCTCTGGCGGCACTTTCACGGGTGCTGCGCTGGAGTGTTTAATCAAGTGTGTCGATCGTGATATTAAACGTTCCGATGGTGACCAAAAAGGTGATTGGCGCCCTCTCGTCTTTTTAATGACGGATGGCACACCTTCTGATGCTTATGCCTACGGTGAAGCGATTAAAGAAGTGAAAAAGCGCTCATTTGGTTCGATCATCGCTTGCGCTGTTGGTCCTAAAGCCAAACACGATCACCTTAAAGAGCTTACCTCTCAAGTGGTTGCTTTAGAAACGCTAGACTCTAATGCCTTCTCTGGCTTTTTTAAATGGGTT comes from the Proteus appendicitidis genome and includes:
- a CDS encoding cysteine protease StiP family protein; its protein translation is MMDHKPFSGSYVSGDVDFLLQPVNIEMTPVELKEELIQSGKRHYSDMLSQEPEPTTWHLDLFEKALETGATRLATEVIMLAKSLIERFGDTPIILTSLVRAGVPLGVMLQQTLRKMGRTSYHYGISIIRDRGIDSAALSWIEQRHGTEGIVFVDGWTGKGAITGELIRSLSGRKGYPAQPRLVVLADPCGCAWLSASDEDWLIPFGIMGAPVSGLISRSIWTEKGFHGFVDCQHLKQYECSRYLVDTVGKVVDTLIDNDIPLATFKAQQSDLKKLSENVVSSLANKYDISNINRIKPGIAEATRAVLRRVPDHILVREITDPDVALLVYLAQEKNIAVIEAGQALGQYRAVTIIKKVK
- a CDS encoding HpcH/HpaI aldolase/citrate lyase family protein, with the translated sequence MIERLSPWNLGATLYMPATRTDIATTIIDQKVEGLRSLIICLEDAVSDADIPVALENLATLLNTLAEHKKNSDCSHWPLLFIRPRHTEMGQWITENLDISAIDGLVLPKFTQVSLPIWWSIIENTHLCMMPTLETEEVFDVIQMTALANHLLTHPCHKRIIALRIGGNDLMNVISLRRNRQLTLYDGPMGYVIKMLVAVFGARQFALTAPVCEHIDDHHIMDKELALDIANGLVGKTAIHPKQIHKIEQALMVSQSDHSDALRILNSTQAVFKSQGAMCEPATHRRWALSILTRAKIYGIIPNQQNNAQRFNAT
- a CDS encoding tellurium resistance protein TerW — protein: MQLSTRQVRVFTLATLLSSGKKVPTIKIISALECSEPTLTRVLKEIRDSYGAEIKYSKASRAYQMTERGQLDSKALRRMREALSANEDLRHNGMTSRVYLDKDKKKSVSLSLKMSALRKIDRLSYLNNSTRSEAVELLVDHYIENLIQSTLAEIAEKEKKN
- a CDS encoding vWA domain-containing protein, with protein sequence MRRLPVYLLLDTSTSMYGEPIAAVKNGVEMLLSTLRQDPYALETAYISIITFDSTAQQVVPLTDLINFKVPDLVASGTTALGSALTLVSSRIEKEVQKTTAETKGDWRPLVFVMTDGAPTDDWKKGVEKFKAARTGVVIACAAGRSAQTDVLKNITEIVLQLDTADANTIKSFFKWVSASISVGSQKVDLTKKDISDLDDLPPPPPEVNVVL
- a CDS encoding TerD family protein, which codes for MSVSLKKGQGVSLKKNEYDLSSVTIGLGWDINEEKRGFLGGLFGKKSEEYDLDVIAFLCGENGKVNDLGAIEGGQPSLVNGDIIFFNSLQHKSGQIWLTGDNRTGAGDGDDEQIIVKLNTLDPKFTKIVFIVQIYNGRERQQHFGKVQNAFIRAVDAKNVEMARFDLSGGEAFNNQRSMLFAELVREENGWKLNAIGEPSSSDSFISYLKDFA
- a CDS encoding vWA domain-containing protein, with protein sequence MRRLPVYLLIDTSGSMRGESIHAVNVGIQTMLNALRQDPYALESVHISIITYDNEAREFIPLTALEDFQFSDITVPSSGGTFTGAALECLIKCVDRDIKRSDGDQKGDWRPLVFLMTDGTPSDAYAYGEAIKEVKKRSFGSIIACAVGPKAKHDHLKELTSQVVALETLDSNAFSGFFKWVSASVASGSSSAGVNTDKDTLPPPPPEIQLVL